A stretch of the Amycolatopsis sp. BJA-103 genome encodes the following:
- a CDS encoding SIR2 family NAD-dependent protein deacylase, which produces MSELERAAELIDGAGALLVCAGAGMGVDSGLPDFRGDEGFWKAYPPYERLGISFVELADPRHFAEDPELAWGFYGHRLALYRATVPHEGFRLLASWGSRKPGGVRAFTSNVDGQFQKAGHQHVAEAHGSIHHLQCLSRCTTEIWPSDDVEVPVDEDTMRAPAPLPSCPRCGGLARPNILMFGDYDWLGQRSQAQLDELTAWRRAHRDLVVVELGAGQAVPTVRRYSELASAATGALVRINPREPQIRHGRGISLASNGLETLKALDALLS; this is translated from the coding sequence TCGTCTGCGCCGGCGCCGGCATGGGCGTCGACTCCGGCCTGCCCGATTTCCGGGGCGACGAGGGTTTCTGGAAGGCGTATCCGCCGTACGAGCGGCTGGGGATCAGCTTCGTCGAACTCGCCGACCCGCGGCATTTCGCCGAAGATCCCGAGCTGGCCTGGGGTTTCTACGGGCACCGGCTCGCGCTGTACCGCGCCACCGTCCCGCACGAGGGATTCCGGCTGCTGGCGTCTTGGGGCTCGCGCAAACCCGGCGGCGTGCGCGCGTTCACGTCCAATGTGGACGGTCAGTTCCAGAAGGCCGGCCATCAGCACGTGGCCGAGGCGCACGGGTCGATCCATCACCTGCAGTGCCTTTCCCGGTGCACCACCGAGATCTGGCCGTCGGACGACGTCGAGGTCCCGGTCGACGAGGACACGATGCGCGCCCCGGCCCCGCTGCCGTCGTGCCCGCGCTGCGGCGGCCTCGCGCGCCCCAACATCCTGATGTTCGGTGACTACGACTGGCTCGGGCAGCGCAGCCAGGCCCAGCTCGACGAGCTGACCGCGTGGCGCCGCGCGCATCGCGATCTCGTGGTGGTGGAACTCGGCGCCGGGCAGGCCGTGCCGACCGTGCGGCGCTACTCGGAGCTGGCCAGTGCCGCGACCGGCGCCCTGGTCCGGATCAACCCGCGCGAACCTCAGATCCGGCACGGCCGCGGCATCTCACTCGCGAGCAACGGCCTCGAAACCCTCAAGGCGCTGGACGCCCTGCTCAGCTAG
- a CDS encoding endonuclease/exonuclease/phosphatase family protein has protein sequence MVIEERAVPRTRGSARGKLVSGLLIGAVVPFAVLTAMRLVGYDGNTYTIAALALTPYAGIATLVLAVLALGLRRWWVAAVALVLTFAIAALVLPRAFANEQKALGGKHVRVLASNMLGGQADPARIVGYVKEHQVDVLSLTELTPEAITGLDRAGLFRLLPFHVLHPAEWASGSGLVSKYPLTPLTLSGDSTYKQPSAGVDLGDGVRIEVVAVHPAAPMWDRHAWVDEAKDLPYADAEHDIRILAGDFNASLDHSVFRELLTRGYVDAADQLGKALQGTWTNGAVPPVPIDHVLADKRAAIADFKVLETPGSDHDAVYAEVVLPGK, from the coding sequence ATGGTGATCGAAGAACGGGCGGTTCCCCGGACCCGCGGGAGTGCCCGGGGGAAGCTGGTCAGCGGGCTGCTCATCGGGGCGGTCGTGCCGTTCGCGGTGCTGACGGCGATGCGGCTGGTGGGCTACGACGGCAACACGTACACGATCGCGGCGCTCGCGCTGACGCCGTACGCCGGGATCGCGACGCTGGTGCTCGCCGTTCTCGCGCTGGGACTCCGCCGCTGGTGGGTCGCGGCCGTCGCCCTGGTCCTGACCTTCGCGATCGCCGCGCTGGTGCTGCCCCGCGCGTTCGCGAACGAGCAGAAGGCGCTCGGCGGGAAGCACGTCCGCGTGCTCGCGTCGAACATGCTCGGCGGACAGGCGGATCCGGCCAGGATCGTCGGTTACGTGAAGGAACACCAGGTCGACGTCCTGAGCCTGACCGAGCTGACGCCCGAGGCGATCACCGGGCTCGACCGGGCCGGGTTGTTCCGGCTCCTGCCGTTCCACGTGCTGCATCCGGCGGAGTGGGCGTCTGGCTCCGGGCTGGTGTCGAAGTACCCGCTGACGCCGCTGACGCTGAGCGGCGACTCGACCTACAAACAACCCAGTGCGGGCGTGGACCTCGGCGACGGTGTCCGGATCGAGGTCGTCGCGGTGCATCCGGCGGCGCCGATGTGGGACAGGCACGCGTGGGTCGACGAGGCCAAGGATCTGCCGTACGCCGACGCGGAGCACGACATCCGGATCCTGGCGGGCGACTTCAACGCCAGCCTCGACCACTCGGTCTTCCGTGAGCTGCTGACCAGGGGATACGTGGACGCGGCCGATCAGCTGGGGAAGGCGCTGCAGGGGACCTGGACGAACGGGGCGGTGCCGCCGGTGCCGATCGACCACGTGCTGGCGGACAAACGGGCGGCCATCGCGGACTTCAAGGTGCTGGAGACGCCCGGCAGCGATCACGATGCCGTGTACGCCGAGGTCGTGCTGCCCGGAAAGTGA
- a CDS encoding ABC transporter permease, with the protein MTTIAVPAAPRHVSLSSSVQHGLSLAWRGILKIRKNPEQLADVTIAPIIFLVMFVYLFGGAIMGSTEGYLQMIVPGIMVFNILQASMTVGVQLNTDVTKGVFDRFRAMPIARSAPLIGAVLADVVRYLVCITVLMIVATIMGYRIQTGPAEFALAVVLAIAFALAFCWASVFVGMLVKSPGAVQGLMFVVLMPLTFGSNVFVPTGTMPGWLKAWADISPVTQMSDVLRGLMNGGAIAGPLTGSLIWMAAAIAVFFPLATWAYRKRV; encoded by the coding sequence ATGACGACCATCGCAGTGCCCGCGGCACCACGGCACGTTTCCCTCTCCAGCAGCGTCCAGCACGGGCTTTCCCTTGCCTGGCGCGGCATCCTGAAGATCCGCAAGAACCCGGAACAGCTGGCCGACGTCACCATCGCGCCGATCATCTTCCTGGTCATGTTCGTCTACCTGTTCGGTGGCGCGATCATGGGCAGCACCGAGGGCTACCTCCAGATGATCGTGCCCGGCATCATGGTGTTCAACATCCTGCAGGCCAGCATGACCGTCGGCGTCCAGCTCAACACCGACGTCACGAAGGGCGTGTTCGACCGGTTCCGGGCGATGCCGATCGCCCGGTCCGCGCCACTGATCGGCGCCGTGCTGGCCGACGTCGTGCGGTACCTGGTGTGCATCACCGTGCTGATGATCGTCGCGACGATCATGGGCTACCGGATCCAGACCGGTCCGGCGGAGTTCGCGCTGGCCGTCGTGCTGGCGATCGCGTTCGCGCTGGCGTTCTGCTGGGCATCGGTGTTCGTCGGGATGCTGGTGAAGAGCCCCGGCGCGGTGCAGGGCCTGATGTTCGTGGTGCTCATGCCGCTGACCTTCGGCAGCAACGTCTTCGTCCCGACCGGCACCATGCCCGGCTGGTTGAAGGCGTGGGCCGACATCAGCCCGGTGACGCAGATGTCCGACGTCCTCCGCGGCCTGATGAACGGCGGGGCGATCGCCGGGCCGCTGACCGGCTCGCTGATCTGGATGGCGGCCGCGATCGCGGTCTTCTTCCCGCTCGCCACTTGGGCTTACCGCAAGCGCGTCTGA
- a CDS encoding ATP-binding cassette domain-containing protein, producing the protein MTHAIRAEGLVKHYGETKALDGVDLEVPAGKVVGVLGPNGAGKTTAVRILATLIRPDRGHASVFGHDVVKNPMAVRSMIGLTGQYASVDEDLSGTENLVLIGRLLEFSRADAKKRAADLLERFELTDAAGRAIKTYSGGMRRRLDLAASLVGRPKVLYLDEPTTGLDPHARNEVWAVVRTLVADGTTVLLTTQYLEEADQLADTITVFDRGLVVANGRADELKRRTGGQTLQVRPTALADLDAVERILAALTGVKPNRDNDTGLLTAPVADPVLLSTLVRKLDEAGITADELALRLPSLDEVFLALTGKRPEESTKDTTPEGSLV; encoded by the coding sequence ATGACGCACGCGATCAGGGCCGAGGGCCTGGTCAAGCACTATGGGGAGACGAAGGCACTCGACGGGGTCGATCTGGAGGTCCCGGCGGGCAAGGTGGTCGGGGTGCTGGGGCCGAACGGCGCGGGGAAGACGACCGCCGTCCGGATCCTGGCCACCTTGATCCGGCCGGACCGCGGCCACGCGAGCGTCTTCGGTCACGACGTCGTCAAGAACCCGATGGCGGTCCGCAGCATGATCGGGCTGACCGGGCAGTACGCGTCGGTCGACGAGGATCTCTCCGGCACGGAGAACCTCGTGCTGATCGGCAGGCTGCTGGAGTTCTCCAGGGCGGACGCGAAGAAGCGCGCGGCCGATCTGCTGGAGCGGTTCGAGCTGACCGACGCCGCCGGACGCGCGATCAAGACCTACTCGGGCGGGATGCGACGGCGGCTCGACCTCGCCGCGAGCCTGGTCGGCCGTCCGAAGGTGCTCTACCTGGACGAGCCGACCACCGGACTCGACCCGCACGCCCGCAACGAGGTCTGGGCCGTGGTCCGGACGCTGGTCGCGGACGGGACGACGGTGCTGCTCACCACGCAGTACCTGGAGGAGGCCGACCAGCTGGCCGACACGATCACCGTGTTCGACCGCGGGCTGGTCGTGGCGAACGGGCGGGCCGACGAGCTCAAGCGCCGGACCGGCGGCCAGACGCTGCAAGTCCGGCCGACCGCGCTCGCCGATCTCGACGCCGTCGAGCGCATCCTGGCCGCGCTCACCGGGGTCAAGCCGAACCGGGACAACGACACCGGGCTGCTCACCGCGCCCGTCGCCGACCCCGTCCTGCTGTCCACCTTGGTCCGCAAACTGGACGAAGCCGGGATCACCGCGGACGAACTGGCGCTGCGGCTGCCCAGCCTCGACGAGGTGTTCCTCGCGCTCACCGGCAAGCGACCCGAAGAGTCCACAAAGGACACGACTCCGGAAGGGAGCCTGGTATGA
- a CDS encoding BTAD domain-containing putative transcriptional regulator, with translation MRVTLLGPVGAEAADGTPVDIGGVRLRMLLARLALDPGRGVPATALIDGLWGAEPPADAANALQSLVSRLRKVLRADDVGLDSGPGGYRLDVAREDVDVFRFERLAAQGRAELAAGRDAGAATVLAEALGLWRGQALSDVLEAPFAQAPATRLEDQRLEAAEDRFEAEIRLGGHDEVLADLKEAAARNPLRERLAGLWIRALCAADRQSDALAVYEEVRAALADQLGVDPSAELRELHLAALRGELGPPPAAADRLPVRLTSFVGRDDELKLVAELLSGARLVTLVGPGGAGKTRLATEVATRHPAHARGRVWFVPLAGVRDPGDLPGAVFAALELWDLGLSHGADPMRRPVDALARVVETLGAGESVLVLDNCEHLVDTAAELTNTLLRRVPTLRILATSREALAIDGETLCPLGPLSVPDGRPTVPEAAEAGAIRLFVDRALAVRPDFVLDESTVDEVAQICRRLDGMPLALELAAARLRSMTVAQISQRLDDRFRLLTSGSRTALPRQRTLRAVVEWSWDLLDDAEHVLARRLSVFGAGAEVEAIESVCAGEGLPVEDVLYVLGSLVEKSIVDAIAGDHGEPRYRMLETIRAYAAERLDEAEERELLTKAYHRYYAELAERLEPLLRTRDQLVAISRYDAEHGNIVTALRQAIDVGDADMAMHLFGGVFWYWLIKGDSARVESFVSEVLAFGDRLEEDFAAAFRAMREITAMVPGVGDPEATHALIDECVRTNAHNRFAGLAIGLPMLAFFSQSKELAHREVERALSSPDPWARSAGSWAQSFILTDDGDTEGADRARDKAYEGFLAVGDRWGTAMAVGMKASDISMSGDHEAALSLYRQGLALALELGSQDDVIQQRWRLATEYARAGDLETALHEIREAERYAVDTGNDQLAVMVLVGKADLYGRLGRIDEAREIAARFRELMAKVPLPGMFGEEFGGLIETGVALAAGDLDEAERGAAIVVRSTAERGDMPDLGRIVEVAGLIRFRQGRPETAVRLLGAGKLLRGRMDLGEPDIRRLVDDLREHFGEERYEALLVQDAGLSRADLISWIIQEVGT, from the coding sequence GTGCGTGTGACGCTGCTGGGCCCGGTCGGAGCGGAGGCCGCTGACGGCACCCCGGTCGACATCGGCGGTGTCCGCCTCCGCATGCTCTTGGCCAGGCTCGCGCTGGACCCCGGCCGCGGTGTCCCGGCGACGGCTCTCATCGACGGTCTCTGGGGCGCGGAACCGCCCGCCGACGCGGCGAACGCGCTGCAATCCCTGGTCTCGCGCCTGCGCAAGGTCCTGCGTGCCGACGACGTCGGTCTCGACTCGGGCCCTGGCGGTTACCGGCTGGACGTCGCCCGCGAGGACGTCGACGTGTTCCGCTTCGAACGGCTGGCCGCGCAGGGCCGTGCCGAGCTGGCGGCGGGCCGGGACGCCGGTGCGGCCACCGTCCTCGCCGAAGCGCTCGGTCTCTGGCGTGGTCAAGCGCTGTCCGATGTGCTCGAGGCACCTTTCGCGCAGGCGCCGGCGACCCGGCTGGAGGATCAGCGTCTCGAGGCCGCCGAAGATCGCTTCGAGGCGGAGATCCGGCTCGGCGGGCACGACGAGGTCCTCGCGGACCTCAAGGAGGCGGCCGCGCGGAATCCGCTGCGCGAACGGCTCGCCGGGCTGTGGATCCGGGCGTTGTGCGCCGCGGACCGGCAGTCCGACGCCCTCGCCGTCTACGAGGAGGTCCGGGCGGCCCTGGCCGATCAGCTGGGGGTCGACCCCTCGGCCGAACTCCGGGAGCTCCACCTCGCCGCGTTGCGCGGCGAACTCGGCCCGCCGCCCGCGGCCGCCGACCGGCTCCCGGTCCGGCTGACCAGCTTCGTCGGCCGTGACGACGAGTTGAAGCTGGTCGCCGAGCTCCTGTCCGGCGCGCGGCTGGTGACACTGGTCGGTCCCGGCGGTGCCGGGAAGACGCGGCTGGCCACCGAGGTCGCGACGCGGCATCCGGCGCACGCGCGGGGGCGCGTCTGGTTCGTGCCGCTCGCCGGTGTCCGCGATCCGGGTGATCTGCCCGGCGCGGTCTTCGCGGCGCTGGAGCTGTGGGACCTCGGTCTCTCGCACGGCGCCGACCCGATGCGCCGCCCGGTGGACGCGCTGGCCCGCGTCGTGGAAACGCTCGGCGCCGGCGAGTCGGTGCTGGTGCTGGACAACTGCGAGCATCTGGTCGACACGGCCGCGGAGCTGACGAACACCCTGCTGCGCCGCGTGCCGACCCTGCGGATCCTCGCGACGAGCCGCGAGGCGCTGGCCATCGACGGCGAGACGCTGTGCCCGCTCGGCCCGTTGTCCGTCCCGGACGGGAGGCCGACCGTTCCGGAGGCCGCCGAGGCAGGCGCGATCCGGCTGTTCGTCGACCGTGCGCTGGCCGTGCGCCCGGACTTCGTCCTGGACGAGTCCACCGTGGACGAAGTCGCGCAGATCTGCCGTCGGCTGGACGGGATGCCGCTGGCACTGGAACTGGCCGCCGCACGGCTGCGTTCGATGACCGTCGCGCAGATCTCGCAACGCCTCGACGACCGGTTCCGCCTGCTGACCTCGGGCAGCCGGACGGCCTTGCCCAGGCAGCGGACGCTGCGCGCCGTCGTCGAGTGGAGCTGGGATCTGCTCGACGACGCCGAACACGTTCTCGCCAGGCGGCTCTCGGTGTTCGGGGCCGGTGCCGAGGTCGAAGCGATCGAAAGCGTCTGTGCCGGGGAAGGCTTGCCCGTCGAAGACGTCCTGTACGTCCTCGGTTCGCTGGTCGAGAAGTCCATTGTGGACGCGATCGCGGGCGATCACGGCGAGCCGCGCTACCGCATGCTGGAGACGATCCGGGCGTACGCGGCGGAACGTCTCGACGAGGCCGAAGAACGAGAACTGCTGACGAAGGCGTATCACCGCTACTACGCCGAACTCGCCGAGCGGCTGGAGCCGTTGCTGCGGACGCGCGACCAGCTCGTCGCCATCTCGCGGTACGACGCCGAGCACGGCAACATCGTGACGGCGCTCCGTCAGGCCATCGACGTCGGCGACGCGGACATGGCGATGCACCTGTTCGGCGGCGTCTTCTGGTACTGGCTGATCAAGGGGGACAGCGCCAGGGTCGAGTCCTTCGTCTCCGAGGTGCTCGCTTTCGGCGACCGCCTGGAAGAGGACTTCGCGGCCGCGTTCCGGGCGATGCGCGAAATCACCGCGATGGTCCCCGGGGTCGGCGACCCCGAAGCCACGCACGCGCTCATCGACGAATGCGTGCGGACGAACGCGCACAACCGGTTCGCCGGGCTGGCCATCGGCCTGCCCATGCTGGCCTTCTTCAGTCAGAGCAAGGAACTCGCCCACCGCGAGGTGGAGAGGGCGCTGTCGAGCCCGGACCCGTGGGCCAGGTCGGCGGGGTCGTGGGCGCAGAGTTTCATCCTCACCGACGACGGTGACACCGAAGGCGCGGACAGGGCCAGGGACAAGGCTTACGAAGGATTCCTGGCGGTGGGCGACCGCTGGGGCACCGCGATGGCGGTGGGTATGAAGGCGAGCGACATCTCGATGTCGGGCGACCACGAGGCCGCGCTTTCGCTGTACCGGCAAGGGCTCGCCCTCGCGCTCGAACTGGGTTCGCAGGACGACGTGATCCAGCAGCGCTGGCGGCTCGCGACGGAGTACGCGAGGGCAGGCGACCTCGAAACGGCGCTGCACGAGATACGCGAGGCGGAGCGTTACGCGGTCGACACGGGCAACGATCAGCTCGCGGTGATGGTGCTGGTGGGGAAGGCCGATCTGTACGGCCGCCTCGGCCGGATCGACGAGGCGCGCGAGATCGCCGCCCGGTTCCGCGAGCTGATGGCCAAGGTGCCGCTGCCGGGCATGTTCGGCGAAGAGTTCGGCGGGCTCATCGAGACAGGCGTGGCGCTGGCCGCCGGAGATCTGGACGAGGCCGAACGCGGTGCAGCGATCGTCGTCAGGTCCACCGCGGAGCGCGGCGACATGCCCGACCTGGGGCGGATCGTCGAGGTCGCGGGCCTGATCCGGTTCCGGCAGGGGCGGCCCGAGACCGCTGTCCGGCTACTCGGCGCGGGAAAGCTCCTCCGCGGCAGGATGGACCTCGGTGAGCCCGACATCCGGAGGCTGGTCGACGACCTCCGCGAGCACTTCGGCGAGGAGCGCTACGAAGCGCTGCTCGTCCAGGACGCGGGCCTGTCCCGAGCCGACCTGATCTCCTGGATCATCCAGGAAGTGGGCACATGA